The following proteins are co-located in the Callithrix jacchus isolate 240 chromosome 10, calJac240_pri, whole genome shotgun sequence genome:
- the LRRC4C gene encoding leucine-rich repeat-containing protein 4C has protein sequence MLNKMTLHPQQIMIGPRFNRALFDPLLVALLALQLLVVAGLVRAQTCPSVCSCSNQFSKVICVRKNLREVPDGISTNTRLLNLHENQIQIIKVNSFKHLRHLEILQLSRNHIRTIEIGAFNGLANLNTLELFDNRLTTIPNGAFVYLSKLKELWLRNNPIESIPSYAFNRIPSLRRLDLGELKRLSYISEGAFEGLSNLRYLNLAMCNLREIPNLTPLIKLDELDLSGNHLSAIRPGSFQGLMHLQKLWMIQSQIQVIERNAFDNLQSLVEINLAHNNLTLLPHDLFTPLHHLERIHLHHNPWNCNCDILWLSWWIKDMAPSNTACCARCNTPPNLKGRYIGELDQNYFTCYAPVIVEPPADLNVTEGMAAELKCRASTSLTSVSWITPNGTVMTHGAYKVRIAVLSDGTLNFTNVTVQDTGMYTCMVSNSVGNTTASATLNVTAATTTPFSYFSTVTVETMEPSQDEARTTDNNVGPTPVVDWETTNVTTSLMPQSTRSTEKTFTIPVTDINSGIPGIDEVMKTTKIIIGCFVAITLMAAVMLVIFYKMRKQHHRQNHHAPTRTVEIINVDDEITGDTPMESHLPMPAIEHEHLNHYNSYKSPFNHTTTVNTINSIHSSVHEPLLIRMNSKDNVQETQI, from the coding sequence ATGTTGAACAAGATGACCTTACATCCACAGCAGATAATGATAGGTCCTAGGTTTAACAGGGCCCTATTTGACCCCCTGCTTGTGGCGCTGCTGGCTCTTCAACTTCTTGTGGTGGCTGGTCTGGTGCGGGCTCAGACCTGCCCTTCTGTGTGCTCCTGCAGCAACCAATTCAGCAAGGTGATTTGCGTTCGGAAAAACCTGCGTGAGGTTCCGGATGGCATCTCCACCAACACACGGCTGCTGAACCTCCATGAGAACCAAATCCAGATCATCAAAGTGAACAGCTTCAAGCACTTGAGGCACTTGGAAATCCTACAGTTGAGTAGGAACCATATCAGAACCATTGAAATTGGGGCTTTCAATGGTCTGGCGAACCTCAATACTCTGGAACTTTTTGACAATCGTCTTACTACCATCCCGAATGGAGCTTTTGTATACTTATCTAAACTGAAGGAGCTCTGGTTGCGAAACAACCCCATTGAAAGCATCCCTTCTTATGCTTTTAACAGAATTCCTTCTTTGCGCCGACTAGACTTAGGGGAATTGAAAAGACTTTCATACATCTCAGAAGGTGCCTTTGAAGGTCTGTCCAACTTGAGGTATTTGAACCTTGCCATGTGCAACCTTCGGGAAATACCTAACCTCACGCCGCTCATAAAACTAGATGAGCTGGATCTTTCTGGGAATCATTTATCTGCCATCAGGCCTGGCTCTTTCCAGGGTTTGATGCACCTTCAAAAACTGTGGATGATACagtcccagattcaagtgattgaACGGAATGCCTTTGACAACCTTCAGTCACTAGTGGAGATCAACCTGGCACACAATAATCTAACATTATTGCCTCATGACCTCTTCACTCCCTTGCATCATCTAGAGCGGATACATCTACATCACAACCCTTGGAACTGTAACTGTGACATACTGTGGCTCAGCTGGTGGATAAAAGACATGGCCCCCTCCAACACAGCTTGTTGTGCCCGGTGTAACACTCCTCCCAATCTAAAGGGGAGGTACATTGGAGAGCTCGACCAGAATTATTTCACATGCTATGCTCCAGTGATTGTGGAGCCCCCTGCAGACCTCAATGTCACTGAAGGCATGGCAGCTGAGTTGAAATGTcgggcctccacctccctgacaTCTGTATCTTGGATTACTCCAAATGGAACAGTCATGACACATGGGGCATACAAAGTGAGGATAGCTGTGCTCAGTGATGGTACGTTAAATTTCACAAATGTAACTGTGCAAGATACAGGCATGTACACATGTATGGTGAGTAATTCCGTTGGGAATACTACCGCTTCAGCCACCCTGAATGTTACTGCGGCAACCACTACTCCTTTCTCTTACTTTTCAACTGTCACAGTAGAGACTATGGAACCGTCTCAGGATGAGGCACGGACCACAGATAACAATGTGGGTCCCACTCCAGTGGTTGACTGGGAGACCACCAATGTGACCACCTCTCTCATGCCACAGAGCACAAGGTCAACAGAGAAAACCTTCACCATCCCAGTGACTGATATAAACAGTGGGATCCCAGGAATCGATGAGGTCATGAAGACTACCAAAATTATCATTGGGTGTTTTGTGGCCATCACACTCATGGCTGCAGTGATGCTGGTCATTTTCTACAAGATGAGGAAGCAGCACCATCGGCAAAACCATCATGCCCCAACAAGGACTGTTGAAATCATTAATGTGGATGATGAGATTACGGGAGACACACCCATGGAAAGCCACCTGCCCATGCCTGCTATCGAGCATGAGCACCTAAATCACTATAACTCATACAAATCTCCCTTCAACCACACAACAACAGTTAACACAATAAATTCAATACACAGTTCAGTGCATGAACCGTTATTGATCCGAATGAACTCTAAAGACAATGTACAAGAGACTCAAATCTAA